From a region of the Coffea arabica cultivar ET-39 chromosome 3e, Coffea Arabica ET-39 HiFi, whole genome shotgun sequence genome:
- the LOC113688826 gene encoding LOB domain-containing protein 4: MKESGRKHVGVVAGGSPCAACKLLRRRCSQECVFAPYFPADEPHKFASVHKVFGASNVNKMLQELPEQQRGDAVSAMVYEANARMRDPVYGCVSAISSLQNQVDLLQSQLALAQAQVLQMRISSTQSSSSLISMSQDQYYNSTTVPTDHNSAPPDHHHQNHSPTASRDHRHLEPTSSHFNTDTPPMMLDEGNIGDSLWSY; this comes from the exons atgaagGAGAGCGGTAGAAAACACGTAGGTGTGGTGGCGGGGGGTTCCCCTTGCGCAGCATGCAAGCTTCTAAGGAGGAGATGTTCTCAGGAATGTGTTTTTGCTCCCTACTTTCCAGCTGATGAGCCGCACAAGTTTGCCAGCGTCCATAAGGTGTTTGGTGCCAGCAATGTAAACAAGATGCTTCAG GAGCTGCCAGAGCAACAGCGAGGGGATGCAGTGAGTGCTATGGTGTACGAGGCAAACGCGAGGATGAGGGATCCAGTGTACGGGTGCGTGAGTGCTATATCTTCTCTACAAAACCAGGTTGACCTCCTGCAGTCTCAGTTGGCACTTGCACAGGCTCAAGTTCTCCAAATGCGAATCTCCTCCACCCAATCCTCCTCCTCGCTGATATCTATGTCCCAGGATCAGTACTATAACAGTACCACTGTGCCCACTGATCACAACTCTGCGCCACctgatcatcatcatcagaaTCACTCTCCCACCGCGTCCAGGGATCATCGCCATCTTGAGCCCACCTCGTCCCATTTCAACACCGATACGCCGCCCATGATGCTGGATGAGGGCAATATTGGGGATTCCTTGTGGTCGTACTAG